The sequence CGGCGGATGTGATCCGGCAGCGTTTCCTCACCCAGCACCTTTGCCTCCGGCCGCGGTGGCGTCAGGCCCGATGGTCGTCCCAAAACGGCCTGGATCGCAGCAGCAATCTCCGTCCGCCGCTGCTCCCAGCCGCGAATCTCGTCGACTCGTCTCAATGGCGTGCCCTCGACCGCCAGCAGCTCGACCAGCTCCTTTCGACCCGTCTGGCTGGTCTTGAGTTCAGGCTTCGTCCAGGTCGTGGTTGCCTTCCACTCGTTCCAATCGTGGCCTTCCCAAGCGCGGCACACGCGCACGATCGAGCAGGCAACCATCACAAGAGCGACCGCGTTAATCACTGTTCTGCAGCGGGAACCGGAAACCGATTTCATTGCCTGACCCTCGCGTCCATACCTGTGGTGCTTGGCCACTCAGCAAAATCCGCGCCGGCTGGGATGGCGAACGTCCAATCCTTCGAGGTCAGTCGGGTCCCGTGGCATGCGATGGCATACTCGACACTACCCTCGGCTGTGAGGCGAACGAGTACGAGTTCAGCATCCGTGCGAACATCGAAATCAGCCGACCGAATCATGCCTGCGGCGGTCTTGTCCTCTGGATCCCGAGCAATCACAACGTCGCGCCGTCCGTCGGCAAGCTGAATCACAAGGGCGACATGCGAGTCTGAGAGCGGCTCATCTTGTTCAGACAACAACGGCAGCCGCCTGACGGCGGACGCGATCGCCCGGGTCTCGTAGGGTTCGATGACTGCCACAAATGTCGATTCGAGGCCTCCGTTTCCGGGGGCCTGCCTGCGAACGGCCATCCGGGGGATCCATTGCTCCTGCGATTCGTCGTACAGCCCGGCGACAATCCAGCCTTCGATGAGGCCCACCTGTGCATCGTTGGTCAAATCGGTGCAGCGGACGCGAACCTGCTGACCCTCGGGCAGGTACTTGTAATGGTCCTGAATGATCCAATCAACATGACGCTCTGGCCGGGGCTGCTTGTCCATCCGGTAGTTGCGCATTTGCGTGCCGTGGCCGAAATCGGGCTCCGGCTGTAGATTCAGGCTTCTACTGCTCACCTCGGCGAAATGACTGTGCATGAAGCGAGTGTGCTCCTTGCCGCCGGCCGCTCGGAAGATATCGACGACGTAGCAGTCTGCGGCGCTCACGTCGATCAGGGCCACGGTTCGCTCGAATCGTCGGCCGGCGTTCAGCGCCGGACCGGCCACCCGAATCGCGTGTAACATACTCCCGTCGGCCCAGAGCGTCGTCTGTCCGGCCCCGGGCGAAGTATTCGCGCCGTCAACGGTCACCGTGTTGTGGGCGGCCGTCATCGTGTACCATCGGGCGCGCGGCGAGTCCCATCCGCCGAACTGAACCGGCGGATAGCCCAAATCAGGCATCAAGTCGAGTCCCTTGGCGTAGAGGCCCAGGTTCATGCCGTCCGCATGGCCGTGACCTCCGCCGGAATCGTAGTCCAGCCACGCCGCTCGGGCGTCGCGGCCTTGTCCCGAGCGAAGAATCGCCAGATGCCACTGCTGCTTGTTCACGCTTCGCAGGCGAACCTCCGCTCCTTCCTTCTCGATGACCTCGCCGATCGCCTTTCGGAGTGCAGCCGGATCCTTGGCGTACAGGTCAAAAGGCAGACCGTCGAGGCGATCTCCGTTCGCCCGGTAAAGCGTTTGAACGTAGGCGACGTCGCCCGTGCAACAGTAGAAATCCCACAACAGGCTGTGACACGACGGGGCCACACACGTCCACGAAGGGAAAGAGGTCGGACGCGCAAACGACGTTGTGAGCGGCATGCCTGCGTAACCCCCGCCGGCCGACGCGAAACTGCCCGCGTCGCCGCATGTCGGGTAATACCGCCCGAGACAGTGCGTATCGATGTGGAAGCGGTAGGTTTCCTTCAGGCGGGGATGCCGTTCGAGTAGCCGCGGCAGAAGACCGGGGTCGGCCTTGCTGAACTCCGCGAGGAACATGGCCAGCCCCTGAATAGTGAAGACCGCGTAGCCGGACAAGCCCTTCTCGCCTGTAACGCCGTCGACGGCCGTGGCCTTTTCGAGCATCGCGTCCACGGTCCGGTCGAATGCGGCCTTGCTGTCGCCTCCGCCCAGCACTGCATAAATGATGGCAACGGTGATCTCGGTGCGCGGATAGTTGGAAGTTATTTTCGGACGCTGGGCGAGAGGATCTCGCAGAATGCGGTCCTCGATGTTCCGCTGGATGTTGGCAAAGCTGCTCTTGGGATTCTCCAGCCCGATCTCGCGGGCCTTGCCGGACAGGAACCTGACCAGATCGGTATCATCTCTTGAGGCCTCAAAGATCATGTCATACGCCATGACCAGCTCGCGAGTCTCTTCGCAGGCGTCGTGCCAGACGGAGACGTAGCCGCTGGAACCCAGCCGGCGTTCGTAGACCACCGCCTGCTCCTTGAAGTCGAACAGCGGATACAGATCGGCTACGCGGTCGAGCATCACCGCGGCCTTGTGAGCGTACACCGGATCGCCGGTCAGAAGGTGTGCCCCGCTTAGCGTGCGGATGCCGCCCAGAACCGCCTGCTTCCATTGGCCGTAGATCTCATACGCTCCGGCGAACCGCCAGCGTTTATCGCCCTCGACGTATCCTTCGCCGTCGTCCACGCCGAACTTGTGCTTGGGGTCGGCGGGGTCCGGATGCTCGGTGTTGAACAGTAGCGAGCGGTCGGCACGAGCCGGATCGAAGACGCCTTTCTTGTCCAAGCCTGACTTGAAGAACCTGAGGAAGTCGTTTTTCGGAAAGAACTCCTGGCAATGTGGGCACTGGATTTTCCACGGCCGGTTCAGGGCGTCGCACTTCCAGTTGTACATCGGGACGCTCTGGCCGCAGGCCGGGCAATGGCCGTTGGACCAGACCATCCAGGAGCGCGTGATTCCCGGGCCGAACATCAGAGCCCAGAGCTCATCATCCGACCTGTCCATCCAGGGTTGGGCGGCCTGAATCAGGCTGTCACGCACGCCGGCCGCCCACGGATCCTCGGCCACGTTGTCGCGAAGCCGCTGCACGACGTCGGGAGGGTACAGGCTACTGCCCTGCTTGGCTGTCCCGAAAGACCGACTCGACGTCGGTTCCGCCGATGCCCAGGCACATAAGGATGGCACGATCACGACCAAGGATAGTCGCATGATCAGACTCCACGTTACCACTGCTGGGCCGAGACTACCGCCTCGCCCTCCGAATCTCCGGGACTCACATTCTCCATGTGCCGCGATGGCTTCTCGCTGCCATGCGCTCCGTTCCGCGTGATCGAATCCGGCCACGTTGCTCGCCGGGTTGTTCCATGTTGCGCCGGTCCCGAACCCGACGCGATTGGCGCCCACCTGCCCCATCCCCAGTTGGCGCACAATCTCCGACTCGATGATCCGCAGCAACCATGCCGTTCCTGCACGCCGGCATCACAATCGCCCCATTCCGGCAGGATTCATGCTGACGCGGCCTGTTCTCGACAGGGCTTTCTTAAGCCGTATCTCAGTAAGAGCTATATGCTCCTTTTCTGCCCGTCGCGAGACGTCAGCGCGAACAGGTCCATGGGCAGTCCATGCCACACCTCGTCGCGCAGACTGTCCAGCAGACCCAGTACCCGGCCGAAGAGCTCAAGCCTGCGGGGGTCGAGGCTCACCGCCGGTTCTGGGTGAACCAGCAGGTGAATCACGCCGTGAAGACTGAACTGACGTCTGACCTGCCGCTCCTGGAGTTCCAGCCAGTTCTCGATCGGCCAACTATCAGACAGGAAACAATCAGGGGTGACGGTCGTGGGCAACTGCCACAAGCCGCTATCCATGCGGAATGGCAGACCGGTTGCACACCCGCGCCCCCGTTCGGTGAATGGGAAGGCGTCCACCATGCTGGTGTCGTATTTGAGCACGCCCCTCAAGTCGTCGAAGAGGGCTCGCGACCAGAGGAAATTGTCGGCGCGCATCCCGCAGACCTGGTAGCGCTCGAAGAAGGCTCTGGCGTGGTCGATGCGGCGCAGGCGTGCCCGCCGGCCAACGAAGGCCATACGATGATCATGATTGTGGCCATGCCATCCGATTTCGTGACCGGCGGCCCTCAGGTCATCGAGGTGGCCGTGGTCCAGTTTGTACCTGCCGGTCAGGAAGAACCAAGCGGCGCGGAACCCGTGTTCCTCCAGCATCCTTCGGATCCGGTTGTCGCGGCTTGCGAAGATGTATTCGCTGTCCACATCCGCGGTGAAGATCAGAGCCGCGCGCTTCCGATCCGGCCAGACCGGCGACCGGAGGTCGCTGAGCGCCCCGCCGTCCTGGAGCGAGCCCATGGCAGCAGCCAGACGTTGCACACCCGAACTGCGATCCGGGGCATCAGTGGGAGGCTTCTTGCCTGTCCGGCTGAAAACGCTCCGAAAGATGACGGCACGCAAACGGGCAGGAACCCTGTAAACATCAAAACCCGGAACCCGTGTGTAGATGGGCCGGCGCGGCTCCCGCCCGCGCATGTTAAGGCAGCCCCTGAGCCACTCGCCCATCTCAAACGCCCAATGAACCGGACCCTGGGCTGTGGCCCGGCTGCCGATCAGCCGACGACCCCGACCGTCGTCGGCCCACAACAGGGGTTGGCCGGGGGGACGGGCAACGATCTCCGGCAATGACACCGGCAGATAGAACTCGTCAGAAGGGTTCTCATCGAGCCATACCCTCGTCCACTTTACCCTGCTTGCTGCCATTGTGCGCCTCGGACCTGGTGGCCACCACGAGAACTCTCATCGCCAGCTTGCGTATCAGTGGGGTCGCGTTCAAGAGAGGGTTCATCGCTCTCAGCGCCCTGAATACCCGTCCCTGCGTGGCATGCGGAACAAAGTTGAGCGTGCGAATGAGTTCCACGGCGTACCCACACCGCTGAAACAGAAATCTGAGATTGCCGGGGGTCATCTCCTTGATGGCTCCCCACCACTGCCGCATCTCGTTCCGCCCCATCAGAACGCAAAACCAGTACACCGGGCTGAGAGCATTCATATCCAGAATGATCAGGCGTCCTTGCGGTCTCAATAAGCGACTCAGGTCATGCAGGACCCTCGCCTTGTCGGGAAGATAGCTGAAGGCATTGAATGAAACGATAACATCAAAACCGCCGAGGTCCTGCGCCCCGGCAATCTCCATGATGTCGAGGCAACGGAAGGTGGTGTTGGCAATGCCTCGTGCGGCGGCGACCTTAAGCATTTTTTCGCAGATATCGGTGGCGACAAGCTTCACCCCATAACTGGCCAGCATCTCGGTGGACGCCCCGTTGCCGCAGCCCAGTTCAAGCACCTCCATCCCGGGCTTGAAGTACGGCGACAGAATCCGTCGATAAAGCTGGCCGAAGCTGTACTGCCCTCCGGGCATGTCGGCACCGTGCTTCACGCCGTATTCCGGAGCAACCCGATTGAAGTACTCGATGATGGCCTCGCGACCGTTCTGCACGAGACAATTCCTTCCTGAAGGCCGGCCAAACGCGGAGAACCTGCACCTGCCGGCGGCAATCTACCATGCCCCATCTCCCGTCTCAAGCGCCGCAAGAGGTCTGTCCGGTCGCATCGCGCGAGTCCGGCACGGAGGCTTCGCGACAGTGCTCAGGAGGGCACGGCATTCCGACGGGAAGTCCTTGTTTGTCCGGGTTGTCTATCTCCAGTTCGTGAGCGTGCAGAGGATGGTGCAGCCGGCCAGCCCCAGTATGAAGGCGATGACACTTATGATGGCCAACCCGCGAGTGACCCTTCGCGGCCTTTGAAACCGCAGAGAAACGCCACAGAGAATGCCGCTCAGCGCAGAGACCAGCAGCACACCGACGGTCAGCCAAAACACCCATAGTGTGAACGTGTCGCGAACGTGTGTGTTTTTCAAGCTCAGGATGGTGCCCGTGCCGATGATACCGGGAATCCCAATCCCGGTGAGGGCGACGCAGCCCTTCGCGAAATGAAGTCGACGGCTCCCTTCTCATGTTTGCTCAGTGCTTCTTCCGGCATCTCCGGCTTCCTCAGATCTCCGTAAGAGTGTGCCATGAGCTCGGAAGACGATCGCGGCTCCGGCATATCTGCAGATGATACCTGTGTTCCGTTTCGCGTTTCAACGTGGTGCCTGTGTCTGCGGACGTTCTGCCCCGCGCTTGTAGTTGAGCCCGTTGGCGGCTACAAACCACACTCGATGTTTGCCAGATTAGGACAATTGATTGGTCGGCGACCGGGTGCCCTGATTACCATCTGGGCGCTGGTCGTCGCGGGCAGTGCCCTGTGGGCATTTCGCACCGACCCGCCGCCGCCACCGAAGACCGACTCGCTTCTGCCCGCCGATTGTGCTTACAACCGGGCCCTGGAACTGATCCACAGGGAATTCCCCGCTCTGGCGGCCCGCAGTCGGGTGGTGATCGTAGGTTACCGCGATACCGGCCTGGAACCGGCCGACCTCACGTGGCTGGGCACAGCCGCCCGGCAAGCGGCCCAAGCCGCGGCGTCGGTCACCGGCGTTGACTCTTGCGAGCGCGTTCTGTCTCCAGATGTGCCCTACCTCAAGCCGCGGTTGGTCAGCCCCGACGGTCAGGCCGCCATGGCCTTGGTCAACCTGCCCACGAACTTCATCAGCCCCATCACTGCCCGGGCGGTGAATGCGATCGACGAAGCCCTTGGCCGGATGCCGCGTCCCGTGGGCCTGACTGTCGAGATGACTGACAGCGCGGTTGGCGGCCGTGACTACGCTCTGAAAGCCGAGGAGGCCCTGGACCGCACCACCTTGGTCACGATCGTCGCCGTTCTGGCGATTCTGACTCTCGTGTATCGCTCGCCGGTGGGCGTGGTTGTGCCGCTTGTGTCCATTGGGGCGAGCGTGTTCCTGGCCTTCGTGGTGCTGGCCGCCCTGGCCAAAGGGGGCTGGGAAGTCTCCGACATGGAACGGATCTTCGCGGTGGTACTTATCTTTGGTGCCGGCGTGGACTATGCCCTGTTCTGGATCTCGCGGTATCGCGAGTCGCTCCAGACGAAGATCGAGTACGGACCCGCCGCCGTCCTGGCCACGCGCTTTGCCGGGCCGGCCATTCTGGCGGGAGCAGCCACCACCATCTGCGGCCTGTCAACCCTGATTCTCACTGATCTGGGACCAACTCGCAGCGCCGGCAAGGTTCTTGCCATCGTGCTGACCATCGGCCTGCTTGCCGCCCTGACGTTGGCCCCGCCCTTGTGCAGAGCGTTGCGGGGTGCCTTCTTCTGGCCGGTCGGTGCGGCCGGAGGCTCCAGCATCGGCCAGCGGCACCTGTGGCCCAGACTGGCTAGGATCGTGGCCGACAAACCCGTGCTCTGTTTGCTGGCCGGCACACTGCTCCTGGGGTTGCCGGCGTTGTATTCATTGCGGCTGCCTGCCCGATTCGATTCATTGAGCGAATTGCCGCCTGATTCGCCGTCCGCCCGCGGATTCGAGTTGATGACCCGGCATTTCAAGAAATCACAGCTCTATGCCGGCCCTTTGATGATCGAGTTCGAACATCCGCTGGCATTGCCGGACGCGCGGCAGCTCAGCCAGTCCATCTCCGACCGGATCGTCCCAATCAGCGGCGTCGATGATGTCTACTCGCTCGGTGCACCTCTGGGTCGCAAACAGAAGGCCGGAATGCCCCCACAGCTGGCGGGCCTTCTGTCACAGCTTGCCGCGGAGTTCTACATCTCGAAGTCCTCGGAGGTGCTGCGGCTGGAAATCCTCATCGATCACCTGCCTTTCTCGCCCGAGGCGATGAACATCGTGGAACAGGCCGCGTCGATAAGCCGGGAGGAAGCCGCTGAATATGCAGACAGGTACGGTCAGGCCCGGATTCTTGGCTCGGGATTGACGGCCTATGTGCTCTCGGTTCGCGACGTGGTCCAAGCCGACCAGCGGCGGGTTATGATTCTGGCCACGCTGGTGATCGGGCTTATCGTCCTGGGTCTCATTCGCCACCTGCGGTTGACCGTGTTCATGCTGTTGGCGACGTGGCTGACCTTTGGGGCAACCGTCACCTTCAGCGACCTGTTCTTCACTCGCGTAATGGGAACATACGGTCTGGACTGGAAAGTTCGGCTGATCGTGTTTGTCATCGTGGTGGCGGTGGGGCAGGATTATAATATCTTTCTGGCGGCTCGGCTGTTCCAGGAACTTCCGCAGGCGGGGCGGGCTGAAGCGGCTCGGCGGGCGATCGTGAGCACGGGCGCGGTGATCAGCAATTGCGGGCTCATCATGGCCGCCACGCTCGGATCTTTGTGGGCCGGCAAGCTGACGCTGTTGCAGCAGGCCGGGTTCAGCCTGGCCCTCGGAGTGCTGATCGACACGTTCTTTGTAAGACCGATTCTGATCCCGAGTTTCTTCCTGGTCGTCATGCGTTCCCGGGATCAAGGACAGGCGGAGGTCTCGCCGGTCGCCACTGCCGGTCAGACCGCGGGAGGCTTCGCGGTGCAGGCGCGTACGTATGCGGATCCCGAGAATACTGGCTCTGACTGATGTGAACATGGCCTCGCCGCCGGACCAGGCCGAGGAGCTGGTCGCCTTCTACACACAACTGGTGGGCCTGGATCATCTGCTCGATGAGTCAGACGAACGTCGCCAGGTCTTCCGCGGGGATCGCCGACGAGGACCGCGCATCGTGGTGTGGCTGCGCAGTCCTTTGAGAGAAGAGGACCGCCGGCGAGTTCTCATCCAAGTTGCTTCCCTGCGCGATTACGTCGAGCGCCTCAGCGAGGAGCGGATCTTCTGGCAGGAGATTCGGGGTTGGGGCTATTATGATCGACGGGTGTATGTTTTCGACCCCGCAGGCAACTTGGTCGAGTTGGTGTGCTATCATCCGTTCTAAGGCGGACCGTCTTTTTGCGGGCCGCAACCCAAGTGCTCTGCGATCCAGAAACATGCGCGCAAAACGCGCACCAGCCGCGACGGAAGAGGCTAATGTAACATACTTACTGACAACAAGTTACGAGATTGTGGCGCATACTGCAGCGGCGCAACAGGGGGCAGGATTACCCCACCGCTTGCAAAACGCGGCAGAATCATTTATATAAGAGATGACAACAGCCGAACTTGCCGTTATACTGTGAGTACCTTGTTTGAGTTTTGGCGGCACTCCCGGGTGACGCAAGACTCGGGAGCAGCAGGTATCATCTCCATCACTCGTCGGTTTCCCTTTTGGACCGTAGGTGAGTACTACTCCTGACGAGGATGCTTGTTGCGAGAGGCCGCGCCCGTTGCGGGTTTTCCGTCAAGACCGTCAAACGGGATGCTGACGATGGAGGAACAACGGGGTCAATGGGGTGGTGAGAAGCTCAAGGACGGTGTCGGATCACGTGCCGTGTTATATGTGGGCACGAGGCCGACCGCCTGAAGATGTCTCTCCCAGCAGTGTTGGCATCATAGATCGAAGGGAACGACGGATTGTGAAGCCCGGCAAGCCGATCATCGGTCTTACCGGCGGCATAGGGTCGGGCAAGAGCACTGTGGCGGGGTTTCTTCGGGATCTGGGAGCCGGGGTGATCGACGCCGACCGGCTCTCTCATGAGGAGCTCGATTCGCCTGAGGTCCTCCGGCAAATCCGCCTGTGGTGGGGCGACGACGTGGTGACGCCCGACGGGCGTGCCGACCGCTCGGCAATCCGCCGAATCGTGAGTGCCGACGCGGGTCAAAGGAAACGACTGGAGGACCTGGTTCATCCGCGAATCGACCGGCGGCGGCGAGAGTTGGCGGAGCAATACCGGATCGATCCGTCCGTGCGGGCAATCGTCCTGGATGCTCCTCTGTTGCACGAGGTAGGCCTTGACCGGGAATGTGATTGCCTCGTTTTCGTGGATGCGGATCGGGCCGTCCGCCTGGATCGGGTCCGGAAGCGGGGCTGGGGCCCACAGGATCTGGAGCGATTCGAAGAATCGCAGTTGCCACTGGACACGAAAAGAGATCGTGCCGATTACAGGGTGGTCAACAACTCGGACGTAGCCGACCTCCGCAGGCAGGTGGAAGAGGTTTTTTCCCGGATACTCGCCGGTTAGCAGACCCCGCACTCCAAACCATAGCGGTTTCCGGGTGTGATGCCGGTACGACAGCTTGAACTTGAAATGACTTTTGCAGGGGTGAGTACCCTAGCCAGTAAGTAGCAGGAGGAATGCCAGTATGGCGAGAGCCAGCGACAAGCCGAGAAGTTCGGCCAACCGCAACGGCGGACGCCGTAGAACCGTAAAGGACGACCCGCCGGTAGCGGCGGCCCCGGAAAAAGACGAGGAGGTCTTGTTTGGGGCCGACATCGACGACACCTCCTCCGAGGACTCGTCTCAGGATACCGTCGCAGCCGAGGAGCCGATTCCCACCACCAGCACTATCGACGCCGAGACACACGCCAAGTACGAGGAGGTCAAGCGGGGCGAACTGCACATCAGAGACCTCCAGAAGCTCAGCGTGGACGCCCTGCATGAAATCGCCAGGCAGGAAGGCCTCTCGGAGTATACAGGTCTGACCAAGTCGGAATTGATCTTCCGCATCCTCAAGGAGCGGATCCGCCAGAACGGCCTGATGTACGGCGAGGGCGTGCTTGAAATCCTGCCCGACGGCTTCGGTTTCCTCCGCAACCCCGAGTACAACTACCTTCCCTGCCCGGACGACATTTATGTCAGCCCGTCGCAGATCAGACGCTTCGGCCTGCGTACCGGGCACATCGTGGCCGGCCAGATCCGCCCGCCCAAGGAGTCGGAGCGGTATTTCGCCCTGCTTCGTGTCGAGGCGATCAACCTTGAGGATCCCGATCGCGTCACCGAGAAAACCAATTTCGAGGACCTGACCCCCCTGCACCCCGGCCCCAAGGATCCGAAGACCGCCAGGCTCGGCGTGGATGGTCGTCTGCGCTTCGAGACCACGCCGGACGAAATCAACATGCGCGTCGTCGATCTGGTGACGCCGATCGGCAAGGGCCAGCGTATGCTGATCGTGGCCCCGCCGCGCACCGGCAAAACCGTCCTTATGCAAAAGATGGCCAACGCCATCGCCGCCAACCACCCCGAGTGCTATGTGATCATCCTGCTGATCGACGAGCGCCCCGAGGAAGTGACCGAAATGCAGCGGGCGACCAAGGCCGAGGTGATCTCCTCGACCTTCGATGAGCCTGCCAGCCGGCACGTGCAGGTGGCCGAGATGGTCATCGAGAAGGCCAAGCGCATGGTCGAATACGGTCATGACGTCGTGATCCTGCTCGACTCGATCACCCGCCTGGCCCGGGCTTACAACACCGAAGTCCCGCACTCCGGCAAGATCCTGACCGGCGGTGTCGACGCCAACGCCCTGCAGAAGCCCAAGCGGTTTTTCGGCGCTGCCCGTAACATCGAGGAAGGCGGTTCGCTGACCATCATCGGTACCGCCCTGGTCGATACCGGCAGCAAGATGGATGAAGTGATCTTCGAGGAGTTCAAGGGCACCGGCAACAGCGAGTTGCATCTGGACCGCCGCCTCGTTGATCGCCGCACCTGGCCGGCCATCGACATCAATGCCAGCGGCACCCGCAAGGAAGAACTGCTGCTCGATCCGAACGAGCTCGAATTGGTCTACAAGCTTCGCCGCGTCTTGAGCGACATGAACGTGGTCGAGGCCATGGAACTGCTCCGCAGCCGCCTGCTGAAGGTCCGGACCAACGCGGAATTCCTCATGACCATGAACTTCTGACGCCAATATGACTTCACACGAGAAAGAGGATGGGACCCGCGCGGGTCTACCTCTGCGCAGGTTGCACTGATTGCCTGTCTGGCAACGGCTTGCGCATGCGACTGCCGATGCGTTGCAGACCCAGAACGTGCCATCGCGGTCCGGGTTGATTCTCCCACCCATCGCCTGTCCGGCGAATGAATCAGTTGTTGAGCATTCGATGCGCGGGCAGCAAGCTTTATCGTGATTCGACGCGATGCTCAAATCACCCAGGGCGCTCGCATGGGCCGGGAACGAAAGCCGTTCGCGTCCGCATCGGCGAACTCTTTCCGGGCCGGGTCGTATTTCATGTCCCGCTTGAGCCACATGCAGATATTCGCGGCATGCACCGTGGCCATCGAGTGATACATGACCTCGGCGTTGGCCACCGTCGGTTTTCGCGATCGGACGCAATCAAGGAAGTTCCGTGCGTGGTTCATGGGGCGGCCGGTCCGCTCCATGTACTCCTTCACGATCTTGTCGAAGTCCGCGAGCATGGCCGGGTTGGACACTTCTGGCTGCTTATCTCTGTCCGCTGCAGAGACCCAGCCCTCGGAGCCCTCGAACCGCATGCCGCACGACCCTTTCCACCAGCCCTCGCGGTGCAGAATCATCTTCACGCCGTTGGCAAACCTGGTGACCATGCCGTCGCCGGTGGAGTTCTTCACATATTGATATTCCACCGGCGAGGTGTCGAGCAGGTTAAGACCGGCCTGGGCTTGGGCAAACGTATGGGCGCCCCACTCGCCGATGCAACTGGTGTGGAAGTCATAATGACCTCGCCAGCCGCCGCGTGTGTACGTCGAGTTGAACGGCCGCCATGGGCACGGGCCAAGCCATAAATCCCAGTCGATTTCCTCCTTGGGCGGCAGCGGCTCCGGCGGCAGCCAGTCGTGCGTCAATTCAGCCGCGTCCCAAGGGGCGATGTGCGCCCGGGCGGTATGAACCTCTCCCAGTCGGCCGCTGCGGGCCATCTCGATGCAGAACACGAAGTTGGCTTCGCTGAGCCGCTGCGTGCCGGTTTGATAGATGCGCCCGTGCTTCTTCGCGGCGTCCACCACCGCCTGTCCTTCCGCAATAGTCATGCACGAGGGTTTCTCGCTGTAAACGTCCTTGCCGGCACGCATGGCCATCACCGTGGCCGGCGCGTGCCATCGATCACCCGTGGCGATGATCAAAGCGTCAATGTCGGTGCGCGTGG comes from Phycisphaerae bacterium and encodes:
- a CDS encoding VOC family protein, which gives rise to MRIPRILALTDVNMASPPDQAEELVAFYTQLVGLDHLLDESDERRQVFRGDRRRGPRIVVWLRSPLREEDRRRVLIQVASLRDYVERLSEERIFWQEIRGWGYYDRRVYVFDPAGNLVELVCYHPF
- a CDS encoding MMPL family transporter gives rise to the protein MSSEDDRGSGISADDTCVPFRVSTWCLCLRTFCPALVVEPVGGYKPHSMFARLGQLIGRRPGALITIWALVVAGSALWAFRTDPPPPPKTDSLLPADCAYNRALELIHREFPALAARSRVVIVGYRDTGLEPADLTWLGTAARQAAQAAASVTGVDSCERVLSPDVPYLKPRLVSPDGQAAMALVNLPTNFISPITARAVNAIDEALGRMPRPVGLTVEMTDSAVGGRDYALKAEEALDRTTLVTIVAVLAILTLVYRSPVGVVVPLVSIGASVFLAFVVLAALAKGGWEVSDMERIFAVVLIFGAGVDYALFWISRYRESLQTKIEYGPAAVLATRFAGPAILAGAATTICGLSTLILTDLGPTRSAGKVLAIVLTIGLLAALTLAPPLCRALRGAFFWPVGAAGGSSIGQRHLWPRLARIVADKPVLCLLAGTLLLGLPALYSLRLPARFDSLSELPPDSPSARGFELMTRHFKKSQLYAGPLMIEFEHPLALPDARQLSQSISDRIVPISGVDDVYSLGAPLGRKQKAGMPPQLAGLLSQLAAEFYISKSSEVLRLEILIDHLPFSPEAMNIVEQAASISREEAAEYADRYGQARILGSGLTAYVLSVRDVVQADQRRVMILATLVIGLIVLGLIRHLRLTVFMLLATWLTFGATVTFSDLFFTRVMGTYGLDWKVRLIVFVIVVAVGQDYNIFLAARLFQELPQAGRAEAARRAIVSTGAVISNCGLIMAATLGSLWAGKLTLLQQAGFSLALGVLIDTFFVRPILIPSFFLVVMRSRDQGQAEVSPVATAGQTAGGFAVQARTYADPENTGSD
- a CDS encoding polysaccharide deacetylase family protein; translation: MAASRVKWTRVWLDENPSDEFYLPVSLPEIVARPPGQPLLWADDGRGRRLIGSRATAQGPVHWAFEMGEWLRGCLNMRGREPRRPIYTRVPGFDVYRVPARLRAVIFRSVFSRTGKKPPTDAPDRSSGVQRLAAAMGSLQDGGALSDLRSPVWPDRKRAALIFTADVDSEYIFASRDNRIRRMLEEHGFRAAWFFLTGRYKLDHGHLDDLRAAGHEIGWHGHNHDHRMAFVGRRARLRRIDHARAFFERYQVCGMRADNFLWSRALFDDLRGVLKYDTSMVDAFPFTERGRGCATGLPFRMDSGLWQLPTTVTPDCFLSDSWPIENWLELQERQVRRQFSLHGVIHLLVHPEPAVSLDPRRLELFGRVLGLLDSLRDEVWHGLPMDLFALTSRDGQKRSI
- a CDS encoding heparinase II/III family protein, encoding MRLSLVVIVPSLCAWASAEPTSSRSFGTAKQGSSLYPPDVVQRLRDNVAEDPWAAGVRDSLIQAAQPWMDRSDDELWALMFGPGITRSWMVWSNGHCPACGQSVPMYNWKCDALNRPWKIQCPHCQEFFPKNDFLRFFKSGLDKKGVFDPARADRSLLFNTEHPDPADPKHKFGVDDGEGYVEGDKRWRFAGAYEIYGQWKQAVLGGIRTLSGAHLLTGDPVYAHKAAVMLDRVADLYPLFDFKEQAVVYERRLGSSGYVSVWHDACEETRELVMAYDMIFEASRDDTDLVRFLSGKAREIGLENPKSSFANIQRNIEDRILRDPLAQRPKITSNYPRTEITVAIIYAVLGGGDSKAAFDRTVDAMLEKATAVDGVTGEKGLSGYAVFTIQGLAMFLAEFSKADPGLLPRLLERHPRLKETYRFHIDTHCLGRYYPTCGDAGSFASAGGGYAGMPLTTSFARPTSFPSWTCVAPSCHSLLWDFYCCTGDVAYVQTLYRANGDRLDGLPFDLYAKDPAALRKAIGEVIEKEGAEVRLRSVNKQQWHLAILRSGQGRDARAAWLDYDSGGGHGHADGMNLGLYAKGLDLMPDLGYPPVQFGGWDSPRARWYTMTAAHNTVTVDGANTSPGAGQTTLWADGSMLHAIRVAGPALNAGRRFERTVALIDVSAADCYVVDIFRAAGGKEHTRFMHSHFAEVSSRSLNLQPEPDFGHGTQMRNYRMDKQPRPERHVDWIIQDHYKYLPEGQQVRVRCTDLTNDAQVGLIEGWIVAGLYDESQEQWIPRMAVRRQAPGNGGLESTFVAVIEPYETRAIASAVRRLPLLSEQDEPLSDSHVALVIQLADGRRDVVIARDPEDKTAAGMIRSADFDVRTDAELVLVRLTAEGSVEYAIACHGTRLTSKDWTFAIPAGADFAEWPSTTGMDARVRQ
- a CDS encoding class I SAM-dependent methyltransferase, translated to MQNGREAIIEYFNRVAPEYGVKHGADMPGGQYSFGQLYRRILSPYFKPGMEVLELGCGNGASTEMLASYGVKLVATDICEKMLKVAAARGIANTTFRCLDIMEIAGAQDLGGFDVIVSFNAFSYLPDKARVLHDLSRLLRPQGRLIILDMNALSPVYWFCVLMGRNEMRQWWGAIKEMTPGNLRFLFQRCGYAVELIRTLNFVPHATQGRVFRALRAMNPLLNATPLIRKLAMRVLVVATRSEAHNGSKQGKVDEGMAR
- the coaE gene encoding dephospho-CoA kinase (Dephospho-CoA kinase (CoaE) performs the final step in coenzyme A biosynthesis.) — protein: MKPGKPIIGLTGGIGSGKSTVAGFLRDLGAGVIDADRLSHEELDSPEVLRQIRLWWGDDVVTPDGRADRSAIRRIVSADAGQRKRLEDLVHPRIDRRRRELAEQYRIDPSVRAIVLDAPLLHEVGLDRECDCLVFVDADRAVRLDRVRKRGWGPQDLERFEESQLPLDTKRDRADYRVVNNSDVADLRRQVEEVFSRILAG